The DNA sequence GAACCGCCCGGACACCTGTGCTTCGCCAAGCGAAGGATCGGCGAGACGAATTGGATGAGGCGCGTAGCGGTTCGCTATGGCGACGACGTCGTGCAACCGTGCGCCCTCGAAGGACATCATCCCGGTCGGCCATTGGGCGGCCTGACTGTCCGCCAGGGCTGGCGAGGGTAGGGGGGCGTTCGGATCGAGCGTGAGGCTGTAGCCCGTCTTCAGCAGACGCGTCCTTTCAGGTCCGGCAGAGGATCGAACAAGGACTTCGCCGTCCAGCAAGGTGACCAAGACCTGTCCACCTTGCGCCACCGTGACATCGAACATGGTTCCGGTAGCCGTGACGCTGCTGCCGGCGGCATGCACGACGAACGGACGCCCATCATGGGCGACCGTGAAGCGGGCGCGGCCGCTTTGAAGCCAGAACTCCCTCCTGTCGGCCGTGAACGCGATCTGGAGACCGGTTGCCGTATCAAGCGTGACCACTGAACCATCCGGCAGGGGACGTCGGGCGACGGCGCCCCGCGGATTATCCAGGGTGAGCCGTACGGCTTGCGTCGAGGCTGATTTGCTCGCGTCGAGACCGACGGCAGGTGGCGACCACAGGCGCCACACCAGGAGAACGGCTGCGGCGAGCAGCAGACCGGTAAGGGCGAGAACGGCCAGGCCATGTCGAGGCTGAGCGCTCCGCCTTGAATCCCAGCGGGAGGAGTGAACCAGCAGGCGGGCGTCGTGGAAGCGGCCGGCAGCCTTGTTGTAGGCCCCGCGATGAAGTGGGTCGGCAGCCAGCCAGGCCTCGAATTCGCGTCTGAACCGATCGGCGTCCGGCCGCTGCATGCGCGCGACCCAAGCCGCAGCCACGTCTCGCAGGGCCTCATCTTCTGGCGGCATAGGCTCAGCCATGAGCGTCGAAGTGCCGATTGATATGCGCGAGGGCGCGCATCATGTGATATTCAACCGTACCCATGCTGAGCCCTGTGGATGCCTGGATCTGCTTGTACGTGAGGCCATCCCGACGGCTCAACAGGAAGATGTCCCGGCTGCGCGGTGAAAGCGATGACAGAGCCGCTTCGTAGAGTTCCAGCAATTGCCGGGCCTCCATTTCGGCTTCCTGCGATGGGGCCACGGCGATGCCGACGTCCTCGTGCAGCGGCTCAAGCCGCCAACCCCGTGATGCCTTTTCCTGATGACGATCGAGCAGGAGGTTCCGCGCCACGCGCTGGAGATAAGCCGCCGGACGACGGATCTGGGCAAGGCTGGGAAGGCGCGCAATGCGGGCGAAGCTTTCCTGCAGCAGGTCGGAGGCAGCATCGGCATCACCGGTTGTCCGTCGAAAAAAGGAGAGCAGGCGCGGGGCTTCCTCGCGGAATAAGGCGTCCAGTTGGGACCGGACCGGCCGCTGCGGGGCAGGGGCGTTGTCGCGGCGGCTGCTCATGGCAGCCTCGAGGGACTAGCGGTGAAACAATTAGGCATGGGAGGCGTCCACGCGGCACACCGAATGCCCGGCGAAGCCGGACCCTCAGTTCAGCGATGGTCGCCGCCGTCCAGCGCGGTCTGCGCCTTATCCCGACACGGCCACCCGTCCGACCAGGACAGGTGCGAATGATGGCTGGCAGGGATGAACCCGCATTCGCTTGCCAGTAAATACGAATGCGCCGCCAAGGCTGCCAATTTGGGAGAAGGAAGGCAAGAGCAGAAATTCAACCCGCAAGACGTACATCAGCCTCAAGCGCTTCCAAACGCTCGGCGCAGACGCTATGCACGACGCGTCCCAGCTCCTCGATCTGCGAAGCCAGCCATTCAAGCTGTTCCTCTGTGACACGATAATGCTTGGAATAGCGGGCCTTCACATAGGCTTCCTTTAGCTTCTCGAACATCGCGCGGTCACGCCGCGTGTCTGATGGCCACACATAAGCGAGGCGCCGATCGATACGCTCAGCCTGTGTGCGCAAGAAGCCAAGATTGTGCACATGTGGCGTGTAGAAAGTGCAGACTAGAAGAACGCAGTGATAAAGGCGCTCGGTAGCCTGATGAAGGTCAAAAGCAGCGTCCTTCGCATACCCTTCTCGGATATCGAACTTGGCGATATTGAACCGCTTCATCGCAGCGGGAAACCATTCGTCATAATATTCTTGCGCCATCGCTAGCGCCTGCTGCGGCGTCTTCGGCTGCGGCTTGTGGAGGTCGGTTCCGTCAGCGTCGTACAAAGCGATACCATCGCGCGCCACGTCCATGAAGAAATAGCGTCCGTGGGCGAGGCCGTCGTTCACTTCTTGGAGGGTATGAACTATGAAGTTGACGGGTGTCCTCAGCGCCTTTGTGACCATGATCTCCAGGTTGAGGCGCTGGTCGAGCTTGGACCAGAAAGTAACCCGGTCCGTGAGACGCTGATCGTTGACGATGACCAGCAGATCATAGTCGGACTGATAGCCTTTGGCGGTATGAGGTTCATCCACCCAGCCGCCGCGCGCGTAGCTCCCGTACAGTATCACCTTCAGGATGCGGCCCTTCTTCTTCCAATCATGCCGGGCGAGTGAAAGGGCATCTTCGAACTCCTCGAAGATGATTTGCCTTATCCTTTCGAGCTCCCGCTGCTTATGCGAGGGTAAATGGTCCAGATCGGTTCGCATCCAAGAATCGTAACATTGCAGGTGCTTGCTTGCACCCCAATTTTCGTGAGGGGCCCGACATCCTGAAGGTTGCTCATTTGATATGAGGGTGTTCTCGTTTCGCCTAACTGCTGGCGAAACGGCTAAAAATGGGACCTTCGCGACCGTCGGCTTCGGAGGAACAAGATCAGAATAGCTGACGTTCCCCCCTGGGGCGCAGGTGTCAACTGCTGCACCTTCACTGCGAGAATGCCGTCACCCAAACCGCGACGCTGATCCGGATGCATCCCAAGGCCGAAATTTGTCGCTTCCTAGCAGGCACTAGTCTAGAGCATAATCCGACCTAACTGAATCTGGACGATTCCTTTTCGTTGGGAAATCTGATTCAAGATGTCAGCTGGACAAGGAGGTCAGCCTGGCATGACGAAGTCTATCTCAGAGGATTTACGTTCGCGGGTGATTGCGGCGGTTGACGGGGGCCTGTCACGGCGCGCAGCAGCTGAGCGTTTTGGAGTTGCGGCGGCGAGCGCGATCCGTTGGGTTCGCGAATGGCGGGAGACTGGATCGACGCGGGCGAAGCGGCAAGGCGGCGACATGCGGTCGCGCCGGATTGAAGCCCATCGCGACATTATTCTCGGTGCGGTCGAGGAGCAGGTGGACATCACGCTTGTTGAACTTGCCGAGATGCTTCGAGCGCAGCATGGGGCCGTATTTGCGCCGAGCACGATCTGGCGTTTTCTTGATCGTCACTCAATGACCGTGAAAAAAAACAGCGCACGCCAGCGAGCAGGAGCGGCCCGACGTTCTCGCGCGGCGACGCGCATGGTTTAAGGCCCAACCTGATCTCGACCCGGAACGGTTAGTGTTCATCGATGAGACCGGCGCATCGACGAAAATGGCGCGTCTGCGTGGACGGGCCCAGCGCGGCATGCGCTGTCGCTCCCCAATTCCGCACGGTCATTGGAAAACCACCACCTTCACCGGCGCGCTGCGCCTAACGGGCATGACCGCACCCATGGTCCTGGACGGTCCCATGACTGGCGAATGGTTCGCTGCCTATGCAGCGCAGGTTCTGGCGCCAACGCTGCGTCCCGGCGACATCGTCATCCTCGACAATCTGCCAGCTCATAAAACGATGGCGGCCCGTGAAGCCATCGAAGCAGTCGGGGCGCGAATGCTGTTCCTGCCGCCATACAGCCCCGACTTCAATCCAATCGAGAACGCCTTCTCGAAGCTCAAGGCAATCCTGCGAAAAGCCGCCGCCCGAACCGTCCCCGACCTATGGGATGCAATTCGCGAGGCACTGCCCCGCTTCACTCCCGAAGAATGCGCAAATTACTTTACTGCCACCGGGTATGAGCCAGAGTGATCGGATTCTGCTCTAGATCGTTCCATGACGGCGCGTCCCGGCGCGCGGTCTCTTGAAGCTTTGAATTGCCGTCGTCCATATCTGAACTGAGCGCGCTTGATCGCCTGTTCTCCTCTGCCGTTTTTCAGGAAATGGCCAGGAAAGGGCGCTCGCCTCTGTTCAGCCGCCTCATGCGCCAAGCGGGCGTAGTGGAGCGCTGCGGAGAAGAGGCGACGGTCGGTTCGGCATTCGATACTGCTTTCGCGCGCCTCAGGACCGCAGGAAGCCGGAACGAATACGTCTACCGCGCGGCGGTCACCAAGAATGTCCTTCTCGGCAAGCATTCCCTGCGCACTGCCTCGATGCTCAATGAGGTGCGCGCTGGTGACTGCAAGGCGGATCTCGTCATCCTGAACGGCACCGCCAGCGTCTATGAAATCAAGTCGGAACGCGATTCCCTTGCGCGCCTCGTCAACCAAGTCGCCAACTACAAGCGTGTTTTTGCGACGGTGAATGTCATTGTTGGCGAGGACCATGTCGAGGGTGCCCAGCGCGTACTGGACCGCGATGTCGGCATCCTTATGCTTTCCCGGCGCTACCGGATATCCGCGGTACGCGAGGCTGTGGATTCACCCGAGCGGACTTGTCCTACAACCATCTTTGAGACCCTACGATCGGCCGAAGCCGTGGCCGTATTGAAGTCGCTCGGCATAGCCGCGCCCGATGTTCCGAACACCCGGCGCCATGGTGTGCTCCGCTCGTTGTTTGCCGAGTTAGACCCGGCCGACGTCCACCGCGAAATGGTCAGTACACTGAAACGGACGCGGTCGCTTGTGCCTCTAGCGGAGCTCGTCGCACGCCTTCCGGTC is a window from the Sphingobium sp. Cam5-1 genome containing:
- a CDS encoding HEPN domain-containing protein — encoded protein: MRTDLDHLPSHKQRELERIRQIIFEEFEDALSLARHDWKKKGRILKVILYGSYARGGWVDEPHTAKGYQSDYDLLVIVNDQRLTDRVTFWSKLDQRLNLEIMVTKALRTPVNFIVHTLQEVNDGLAHGRYFFMDVARDGIALYDADGTDLHKPQPKTPQQALAMAQEYYDEWFPAAMKRFNIAKFDIREGYAKDAAFDLHQATERLYHCVLLVCTFYTPHVHNLGFLRTQAERIDRRLAYVWPSDTRRDRAMFEKLKEAYVKARYSKHYRVTEEQLEWLASQIEELGRVVHSVCAERLEALEADVRLAG
- a CDS encoding RNA polymerase sigma factor yields the protein MSSRRDNAPAPQRPVRSQLDALFREEAPRLLSFFRRTTGDADAASDLLQESFARIARLPSLAQIRRPAAYLQRVARNLLLDRHQEKASRGWRLEPLHEDVGIAVAPSQEAEMEARQLLELYEAALSSLSPRSRDIFLLSRRDGLTYKQIQASTGLSMGTVEYHMMRALAHINRHFDAHG
- a CDS encoding IS630 family transposase (programmed frameshift), with product MTKSISEDLRSRVIAAVDGGLSRRAAAERFGVAAASAIRWVREWRETGSTRAKRQGGDMRSRRIEAHRDIILGAVEEQVDITLVELAEMLRAQHGAVFAPSTIWRFLDRHSMTVKKKTAHASEQERPDVLARRRAWFKAQPDLDPERLVFIDETGASTKMARLRGRAQRGMRCRSPIPHGHWKTTTFTGALRLTGMTAPMVLDGPMTGEWFAAYAAQVLAPTLRPGDIVILDNLPAHKTMAAREAIEAVGARMLFLPPYSPDFNPIENAFSKLKAILRKAAARTVPDLWDAIREALPRFTPEECANYFTATGYEPE
- a CDS encoding FecR family protein, giving the protein MPPEDEALRDVAAAWVARMQRPDADRFRREFEAWLAADPLHRGAYNKAAGRFHDARLLVHSSRWDSRRSAQPRHGLAVLALTGLLLAAAVLLVWRLWSPPAVGLDASKSASTQAVRLTLDNPRGAVARRPLPDGSVVTLDTATGLQIAFTADRREFWLQSGRARFTVAHDGRPFVVHAAGSSVTATGTMFDVTVAQGGQVLVTLLDGEVLVRSSAGPERTRLLKTGYSLTLDPNAPLPSPALADSQAAQWPTGMMSFEGARLHDVVAIANRYAPHPIRLADPSLGEAQVSGRFRIDNASRLATNLARYLDLNVQRQSDGEILLAP
- a CDS encoding sce7726 family protein, whose protein sequence is MPSSISELSALDRLFSSAVFQEMARKGRSPLFSRLMRQAGVVERCGEEATVGSAFDTAFARLRTAGSRNEYVYRAAVTKNVLLGKHSLRTASMLNEVRAGDCKADLVILNGTASVYEIKSERDSLARLVNQVANYKRVFATVNVIVGEDHVEGAQRVLDRDVGILMLSRRYRISAVREAVDSPERTCPTTIFETLRSAEAVAVLKSLGIAAPDVPNTRRHGVLRSLFAELDPADVHREMVSTLKRTRSLVPLAELVARLPVSLQAAALSIPVRRGDHDRVVSAIETPLKMAMEWT